Proteins from one Terriglobus tenax genomic window:
- a CDS encoding flavin reductase family protein, with translation MSLEFTSFDIAAMTPGNAYKLLSSVVVPRPIAWIVSQSAAGHLNAAPFSFFNLLSSDPPVVGVGFSTHSTGADKDTYTNILETEEFTVHIVTEETAEAMNITAVEAPHHVNEIELAGLTLAAGTAVKTPRIVESPAALECRLLQTIQPGASSKIVLGQVVHAHVLTQAFYDLDRLHLDADAIHQIGRMQGGLGGGYTRTRDKFDIKRPVWKEEAKG, from the coding sequence ATGAGCCTTGAGTTCACATCGTTTGATATTGCCGCGATGACGCCGGGAAATGCCTACAAGCTGCTGTCGTCCGTGGTGGTGCCTCGCCCTATTGCGTGGATCGTTTCGCAGTCGGCCGCCGGGCATCTAAATGCCGCTCCGTTCTCGTTCTTCAACCTGCTGTCGTCAGACCCGCCGGTGGTAGGCGTCGGCTTCAGCACGCACTCGACGGGCGCGGACAAGGATACCTACACCAACATCCTCGAAACCGAAGAGTTCACCGTCCACATCGTGACGGAGGAGACAGCCGAGGCGATGAACATTACGGCGGTGGAAGCTCCGCACCACGTGAATGAGATTGAGCTGGCCGGGCTGACGCTGGCCGCGGGAACGGCAGTGAAGACGCCGCGCATTGTGGAGTCGCCCGCAGCGCTGGAGTGCCGCCTTCTGCAGACGATTCAACCGGGCGCCTCAAGCAAGATTGTGCTGGGGCAGGTGGTGCATGCGCATGTGCTCACACAGGCGTTTTACGACCTGGACCGGCTGCACCTGGACGCGGACGCGATCCACCAGATCGGCCGCATGCAGGGCGGACTTGGCGGCGGATATACGCGCACACGGGACAAGTTCGATATCAAGCGACCGGTGTGGAAAGAAGAGGCCAAGGGGTAA
- a CDS encoding transglycosylase domain-containing protein encodes MKTILSTALLILLIPCVLLAGLWVWAYYSTPAVVTEAYNRELSRSAPKMRLLQLPEAELAQIRNARPLPEAVAEALFFYPGPYKPNAFRDLQRRVFASALDHRLSSDEQLQIYLNHADFGPLHTGPTPDKDIIGFAAASEAYFDKPLPNLAPEQLQALLDSLQHKSIQSVP; translated from the coding sequence ATGAAGACCATTCTCTCTACGGCGCTGTTGATCCTGCTGATTCCGTGCGTGTTGCTGGCCGGACTGTGGGTGTGGGCGTACTATTCCACCCCGGCCGTGGTGACGGAAGCCTACAACCGCGAGCTGTCGCGCAGTGCACCAAAGATGCGCCTGCTGCAGTTGCCCGAGGCGGAGCTGGCCCAGATCCGCAATGCCAGGCCGCTGCCGGAGGCTGTCGCGGAGGCACTGTTCTTCTATCCCGGCCCCTACAAACCGAATGCCTTTCGCGACCTGCAGCGCAGGGTCTTTGCCTCCGCCCTGGACCACCGGCTGAGCAGCGACGAACAGTTGCAGATCTACCTGAACCACGCCGATTTTGGCCCGCTGCACACCGGCCCCACTCCGGACAAGGACATCATCGGTTTTGCCGCCGCGTCGGAAGCGTACTTCGACAAGCCGCTGCCTAACCTGGCTCCGGAACAGTTGCAGGCGCTCCTCGATTCCCTGCAGCACAAATCCATACAATCAGTTCCATGA
- a CDS encoding anthranilate synthase component II — MVFVLDNYDSFTYNLVQYMGELGAELVIRRNDELSPEEIEALKPSHIVISPGPCTPFEAGVSIDLIRHFAGPAKNAGVPILGVCLGHQSIGAAFGATVTRAAKLMHGKTSEVEHDGKTVFKGIATPMTCTRYHSLIVTEESLPPELEVTARTQDPAGSTVMGLRHTSLPIEGVQFHPESVLTADGKMLIANFLKM, encoded by the coding sequence ATGGTCTTCGTTCTGGACAACTACGACTCGTTCACCTACAACCTGGTGCAGTACATGGGCGAGCTGGGCGCGGAGCTGGTCATCCGCCGCAACGACGAGCTGTCGCCAGAGGAGATTGAGGCGCTGAAGCCGTCGCATATCGTCATCTCGCCAGGCCCCTGCACGCCGTTTGAAGCCGGAGTCTCGATTGACCTGATCCGCCACTTTGCCGGACCGGCGAAGAATGCAGGCGTGCCGATCCTGGGCGTTTGCCTTGGCCACCAGTCGATTGGAGCCGCCTTTGGCGCGACCGTGACCCGCGCGGCCAAGCTGATGCATGGCAAGACCAGCGAGGTGGAACACGACGGCAAGACGGTCTTCAAAGGCATTGCCACACCGATGACCTGCACACGCTACCACTCGCTGATTGTGACCGAAGAGTCTCTGCCGCCGGAGCTGGAAGTGACCGCCCGCACGCAGGACCCGGCAGGAAGCACCGTGATGGGCCTGCGGCACACGTCGCTGCCCATTGAGGGCGTACAGTTCCACCCGGAGTCTGTTCTGACAGCCGACGGCAAGATGCTGATTGCGAACTTCCTGAAGATGTAA
- a CDS encoding response regulator, with product MKRRILLVDDEIAVLLTLKAVLEISGFDVDTATSGLDGRQKLRSKVYDMVITDMRMEHEEAGRDVVGFARSLPNAPAIALLTAFPVADDDWQEMGADQMLVKPMHTRILLEQIETLFQKHQSRTGATESTQKKEAKNVVKKAAVTKSVKKAVKAVKSVAAKPVVAKVEKKAAKPAAKTVSKTVKPAAKPVAKKAVAKKAAVKPVKAVKAVKATKPAKAAKAAKPAVKAVKKTAPKKAATKIVKKAAKK from the coding sequence ATGAAACGCCGTATTCTGCTTGTTGACGACGAAATTGCTGTCCTTCTGACCCTGAAGGCCGTTCTGGAGATCTCCGGCTTCGACGTTGATACCGCCACCTCCGGCCTGGACGGCCGCCAGAAGCTTCGCTCCAAGGTGTATGACATGGTCATTACCGATATGCGCATGGAGCACGAAGAGGCCGGTCGCGATGTTGTCGGCTTTGCCCGGTCCCTGCCGAATGCTCCCGCCATTGCCCTTCTCACCGCCTTTCCCGTTGCCGACGATGACTGGCAGGAGATGGGCGCCGACCAGATGCTGGTGAAGCCGATGCACACCCGTATTCTGCTGGAGCAGATTGAAACACTTTTCCAGAAGCACCAGTCCCGTACTGGCGCAACTGAATCTACCCAAAAGAAAGAAGCGAAGAACGTAGTGAAGAAAGCTGCTGTTACCAAGTCCGTAAAGAAGGCCGTCAAGGCCGTGAAGTCTGTTGCTGCCAAGCCTGTGGTTGCCAAGGTTGAGAAGAAGGCTGCAAAGCCCGCCGCAAAGACCGTGAGCAAGACTGTAAAGCCTGCCGCAAAGCCGGTTGCCAAGAAGGCCGTAGCGAAGAAGGCTGCCGTGAAGCCGGTGAAGGCAGTGAAGGCGGTCAAGGCCACGAAGCCTGCCAAGGCCGCAAAGGCTGCAAAGCCCGCGGTGAAGGCCGTGAAGAAGACCGCTCCGAAAAAAGCCGCGACCAAGATCGTCAAAAAGGCTGCCAAGAAGTAA